In Haliaeetus albicilla chromosome 30, bHalAlb1.1, whole genome shotgun sequence, a single genomic region encodes these proteins:
- the LOC138683044 gene encoding 3 beta-hydroxysteroid dehydrogenase type 7-like produces the protein MHVLAARAARCQPQTVAGEVFFCYDFSPYAAYEDFNMMLLGPAGLRFGGPRPPAALLALLARLNAALRVLLRPLCPYAPLLNPYTLAVASTPFSVRTDKAQRRFGYRPLFSWEQARRRTVAWIRQLDAPSTP, from the exons ATGCACGTCCTGGCGGCCCGGGCGGCTCGCTGCCAACCGCAGACGGTCGCCGGCGAAGTTTTCTTCTGCTACGACTTCTCCCCCTACGCCGCTTACGAGGATTTCAACATGATGCTCCTGGGACCCGCCGGCCTTCGCTTCGGGGgtccccggccccccgccgccctctTGGCCCTCCTGGCTCGCCTCAACGCCGCCCTGAGGGTCCTGCTGCGGCCCCTCTGCCCTTACGCCCCCCTCCTCAACCCTTACACCCTGGCCGTCGCTTCCACCCCTTTCAGCGTCCGCACCGACAAGGCTCAGCGCCGCTTCGGCTACCGGCCCCTCTTCTCCTGGGAACAGGCTCGGCGACGAACCGTCGCCTGGATCCGCCAGCTCGATGCGCC CTCCACCCCCTGA
- the LOC138683042 gene encoding golgin subfamily A member 6-like protein 2 — protein MASGAAQALLHVVWGILSPPGAGRWYFLLAFRLLAVAFARGVWRGPPHDLLCVWDSPGHAPPPPAPGLRRLCAALCYDRHFPAPMAALWNLSFLLALLPITLLRLLHPPARPPRGDEGGGDSNMAAGRAVVAAGCAVVAAGHGNVAAGHENMAAGHANMAAGHENMAEGHENMAARCANMAAGHENMATGHENMAARCANMAAGHENMATGHENMAARCANMATRCANMAAGWDREGGGEGSGSEDEMAAGCGYKMAAWCGGHANMAAGHTNMAAGRANMAAGHTNMAAGRANMAAGRANMAGRSGGGDKMAAGRRGSVRSKMAARPRPADESSALIWMDESDASAWPRPVGTSKMAARRHPAHESEAGWRTGQSDAAAARRPPARSDMAAGRGLPARSDMAARRRPTPVANMAAASAPPSPGLPALPPALGGHDGRGRWRVWLGAGAAAMLAAGEGGFLWAVLWRQLPAVTAAPIGCRPGHAPCPPLACALPAPADKMAALLGVAASAAVSLVAVAAAAVMAAARAWRGRGRGRAGPV, from the exons aTGGCGTCGGGGGCGGCGCAGGCGTTGCTCCACGTGGTCTGGGGGATCCTgtccccccccggggccgggcgtTGGTATTTCCTTTTGGCTTTTCGCCTTTTGGCCGTGGCTTTCGCTCGGGGGGTCTGGCGGGGACCCCCCCACGACCTCCTCTGCGTTTGGGACTCCCCCGGCcacgccccgccgccgcccgccccgggatTGCGTCGCCTCTGCGCCGCCCTCTGCTACGACCGGCATTTCCCCGCCCCCATGGCCGCCCTCTGGaatctctccttcctcctcgccCTCCTCCCCATCACCCTCCTCCGACTCCTGCACCCCCCCGCCCGACCCCCGCGAGGGGACGAAGGCGGCGGCGATTCCAACATGGCCGCCGGCCGCGCCGTCGTGGCCGCCGGGTGCGCCGTCGTGGCCGCCGGGCACGGAAACGTGGCCGCCGGGCACGAAAACATGGCCGCCGGGCACGCCAACATGGCCGCCGGACATGAAAACATGGCTGAAGGACACGAAAACATGGCCGCCAGGTGCGCCAACATGGCCGCCGGGCACGAAAACATGGCCACCGGACATGAAAACATGGCCGCCAGGTGCGCCAACATGGCCGCCGGGCACGAAAACATGGCCACCGGACATGAAAACATGGCCGCCAGGTGCGCCAACATGGCCACCAG GTGCGCCAACATGGCCGCCGGGTGGGACAGAGAAGGCGGCGGCGAAGGGAGCGGCAGCGAGGACGAGATGGCCGCCGGGTGTGGCTACAAGATGGCCGCCTGGTGCGGAGGGCATGCCAACATGGCCGCCGGGCACACCAACATGGCCGCCGGGCGCGCCAACATGGCCGCCGGGCACACCAACATGGCTGCCGGGCGCGCCAACATGGCCGCCGGGCGTGCCAACATGGCCGGCAGAAGCGGCGGTGGGGACAAGATGGCCGCCGGGCGCCGAGGGAGCGTCAGAAGCAAGAtggccgcccggccccgccccgccgacGAAAGCAGCGCCCTCATCTGGATGGACGAATCGGATGCGTCCGCCTGGCCCCGCCCGGTCGGAACATCCAAGATGGCCGCCCGGCGCCACCCGGCCCACGAGAGCGAGGCGGGTTGGCGGACCGGCCAATCCGAcgcggccgccgcccgccgcccgcccgcccgaTCCGACATGGCCGCCGGGCGTGGCCTACCTGCCCGATCCGACATGGCCGCCCGGCGCCGCCCAACCCCCGTCGCCAACATGGCCGCCGCCTCCGCCCCTCCCTCCCCCGGCCTACCCGCCCTGCCCCCCGCCCTCGGCGGCCATGACGGGCGCGGCCGCTGGCGGGTGTggctgggggcgggggcggcggccatgctggcggcgggggaggggggcttcCTGTGGGCGGTGCTCTGGCGGCAGCTGCCCGCCGTGACGGCCGCCCCCATTGGCTGCCGCCCGGGCCACGCCCCTTGCCCGCCCCTCGCCTgcgccctccccgcccccgccgaCAAGATGGCCGCCCTCCTGGGCGtcgccgcctccgccgccgtCTCCCTCGTcgccgtcgccgccgccgccgtcatGGCCGCCGCGCGCGCCTGgcgcgggcggggccggggaaGGGCGGGGCCCGTCTAG
- the PRF1 gene encoding perforin-1, producing the protein MATSPPPRPCPRVLTTVSSSPSPCPHHHGHVPTSSSPSPRPHHHIPIPIPTSPPPRPHPHVHLPNLLQAMATSRRPFFLCLLSLASLQPWSPVTCLCRRAHGKACAVPAVPGTQPLGFGLDVTTLEPTGGQVLVIDDVIPTAAGTKATCVLCPDPLDRGRPRRLPTGVGVWRAGRRCRQGTRVAEGSQAVGTVVAGTEEVARGWRVGLGGAVGPGGHGTLAVAGSHSRVAEFGLQRQREDRYAFASLEMRCVHYWTQVSPSARLSPHFLRAVRALPPRFTAATAADYAELLAAYGTHYIRGAQLGGRLRAVTAIRSCRASMTGASAQEVADCLGVEVTAGGGAGRIGATATACRRARAGNEANATFNEVYSERLVEVEGGEQHGDLLYGRPEAYARWLQGLPAVPGLVAADVRPLHTLLPRREPRRAALRAAVGHYITWRALRVNCSRACPGGHLAGPCQCGCPADAVVTADCCSRRRGLARLTVLVQGGRGWRGDHFSMTDAYVRVIFGERRAQTATVWNNDRPRWGARLDLGTVELPPGAKLRVEVWDEDNKWDDDLLGVCEEPVEAGADREIVCFPGGGHLEFSYRATCGPSLGGPLCHDYVPQPPEDNGELYRFSRWPPGPGDGPVNWPKQDEEEEEEEDGSENPHLEAFWGSAGSNGSFAEPQEMETGFGEDLGDDPELLGEPTDAFGDLPEPWVGFEERSSEVEPSSGFQKDPSDLRNPSSGFQKDPPDLQDPSSGFKKGLPNLRNPSSIFKKGLPNLRNPSSGFQKDPPDLQDPSSGFQKGLPNLRNSSSIFKKGLPNLRNPSSGFQKDPPDLQDPSSGFQKGLPNLRNSSSIFKKGLPDLRNPSSIFKKGLPDIWNPSSSFKKDPPNLWNPSSGFQKGLPNLRNSSSIFKKGLPDLRNPSSIFKKDPPNLRNPSSGFKKGLPNLRNPSSGFQKGLPNLRNPSSIFKKDPPNLRNPSSIFKKGLPDLRNPSSGFQKDPPAADPSSSSGWGPPAP; encoded by the exons ATGGccacgtccccaccaccacGTCCTTGTCCCCGTGTCCTCACCACCGtgtcctcatccccatccccatgtccccaccacCATGGCCACGTCCCCACGTcctcgtccccatccccacgtccccaccaccacatccccatccccatccccacgtccccaccgCCACGTCCTCATCCCCACGTCCACCTCCCCAACCTTCTCCAGGCCATGGCCACTTCCCGCCGtcccttcttcctctgcctcctctccctcGCCTCCCTCCAACCATGGTCGCCGGTGACCTGCCTGTGCCGGCGCGCCCACGGCAAAGCCTGCGCCGTCCCCGCCGTCCCCGGCACCCAACCGTTGGGTTTCGGTTTGGACGTCACCACCCTGGAGCCCACCGGCGGTCAAGTCTTGGTCATCGATGACGTCATCCCCACCGCGGCGGGGACGAAGGCCACGTGCGTCCTCTGCCCGGATCCCTTGGACCGTGGACGACCGCGACGGTTGCCGACCGGCGTCGGAGTTTGGCGGGCGGGACGCCGGTGCCGGCAAGGGACAAGGGTGGCCGAAGGGAGTCAAGCGGTGGGGACGGTGGTGGCCGGGACGGAAGAGGTGGCCCGGGGTTGGCGGGTGGGTTTGGGCGGGGCGGTGGGACCGGGGGGCCACGGGACGTTGGCCGTGGCCGGGTCCCACTCGCGGGTGGCCGAGTTCGGGCTCCAGAGGCAACGGGAGGACCGCTACGCCTTCGCCAGCCTGGAGATGCGCTGCGTCCACTACTG gacCCAGGTCTCCCCCAGCGCCCGCCTGTCCCCCCACTTCCTCCGTGCCGTACGGGCCCTGCCCCCCCGCTTCACCGCCGCCACGGCGGCCGACTACGCCGAGCTGCTGGCCGCCTACGGCACCCATTACATCCGGGGGGCCCAACTGGGCGGGCGCCTCCGTGCCGTCACCGCCATCCGTTCCTGCCGGGCCTCCATGACGGGCGCCAGCGCCCAAGAAGTAGCCGATTGTTTAGGGGTGGAGGTGACGGCCGGCGGAGGGGCCGGGAGAATCGGCGCCACGGCCACCGCGTGCCGCCGGGCGCGGGCGGGCAACGAAGCCAACGCCACCTTCAACGAAGTCTACAGCGAGCGGTTGGTGGAGGTGGAAGGAGGCGAACAACATGGCGACCTACTCTACGGCAGGCCTGAGGCCTACGCAAGATGGCTGCAAGGCCTCCCCGCCGTCCCGGGGTTGGTGGCGGCCGACGTCCGCCCCCTCCACACCCTCTTGCCCCGGCGCGAGCCCCGGCGAGCGGCTTTACGGGCGGCCGTCGGCCATTACATCACTTGGCGGGCTTTGCGGGTCAACTGTAGCCGGGCCTGCCCCGGCGGCCATCTTGCAGGGCCGTGTCAATGCGGTTGCCCCGCCGACGCCGTCGTCACCGCCGACTGCTGCTCGCGGCGGCGCGGCTTGGCGCGGTTGACCGTCTTGGTGCAAGGCGGGCGGGGTTGGCGCGGGGACCACTTCTCCATGACCGACGCTTACGTCCGGGTGATTTTCGGAGAGCGGCGGGCGCAGACGGCCACGGTGTGGAACAACGACCGGCCGCGGTGGGGGGCTCGGTTAGATTTGGGGACGGTGGAGCTGCCCCCCGGCGCCAAGTTGAGGGTGGAGGTGTGGGACGAGGACAACAAGTGGGACGACGACTTGTTGGGGGTCTGCGAGGAGCCGGTGGAAGCCGGCGCCGACCGGGAAATCGTTTGTTTTCCCGGCGGCGGGCACTTGGAGTTCAGCTACCGGGCGACTTGCGGACCCTCCTTGGGGGGACCCCTTTGCCACGACTACGTGCCGCAGCCCCCCGAGGACAACGGGGAGCTCTACCGATTCTCCCGGTGGCCCCCCGGCCCTGGAGATGGCCCGGTGAACTGGCCCAAGCAAGacgaagaggaggaggaggaggaagatggctCCGAGAACCCCCACCTCGAAGCTTTTTGGGGGTCCGCCGGGAGCAACGGCTCCTTTGCCGAACCCCAAGAGATGGAGACGGGTTTTGGGGAAGATCTTGGAGACGATCCGGAGCTGTTGGGTGAGCCTACGGATGCTTTCGGTGATCTCCCAGAACCTTGGGTGGGTTTTGAGGAGCGGTCTTCGGAGGTGGAGCCATCATCCGGCTTCCAGAAGGATCCGTCAGACCTCCGGAATCCATCATCCGGCTTCCAGAAAGATCCACCAGACCTCCAGGATCCATCATCCGGCTTCAAGAAGGGTCTTCCAAACCTCCGGAATCCATCTTCCATCTTCAAGAAGGGTCTTCCAAACCTCCGGAATCCATCATCCGGCTTCCAGAAGGATCCACCAGACCTCCAGGATCCATCATCCGGCTTCCAGAAGGGTCTTCCAAACCTCCGGAATTCATCTTCCATCTTCAAGAAGGGTCTTCCAAACCTCCGGAATCCATCATCCGGCTTCCAGAAGGATCCACCAGACCTCCAGGATCCATCATCCGGCTTCCAGAAGGGTCTTCCAAACCTCCGGAATTCATCTTCCATCTTCAAGAAGGGTCTTCCAGACCTCCGGAATCCATCTTCCATCTTCAAGAAGGGTCTTCCAGACATCTGGAATCCATCATCCAGCTTCAAGAAGGATCCACCAAACCTCTGGAATCCATCATCCGGCTTCCAGAAGGGTCTTCCAAACCTCCGGAATTCATCTTCCATCTTCAAGAAGGGTCTTCCAGACCTCCGGAATCCATCTTCCATCTTCAAGAAGGATCCACCAAACCTCCGGAATCCATCATCCGGCTTCAAGAAGGGTCTTCCAAACCTCCGGAATCCATCATCTGGCTTCCAGAAGGGTCTTCCAAACCTCCGGAATCCATCTTCCATCTTCAAGAAGGATCCACCAAACCTCCGGAATCCATCTTCCATCTTCAAGAAGGGTCTTCCAGACCTCCGGAATCCATCATCCGGCTTCCAGAAGGATCCGCCGGCTGCGGATCCGTCATCCAGCTCCGGATGGGGTCCTCCAGCCCCATAG